The following coding sequences are from one Desulfosporosinus orientis DSM 765 window:
- the uvrB gene encoding excinuclease ABC subunit UvrB, translating into MEFRIHAPYQPNGDQPQAIDALAEGVNRGLPNQTLLGVTGSGKTFTMANIITKVQRPTLILAHNKTLAAQLYSEFKEYFPENAVEYFVSYYDYYQPEAYVPSSDTFIEKDASINEEIEKLRHSATAALLERRDVIVVASVSCIYGLGSPEDYRDLVLSLRRGQVVDRNEILRKLIAIQYDRNDIAFTRGTFRVRGDIVEIYPASSSEQVIRVDMFGDEIEHLYEINVLTGEILGERHHVSIFPNSHYVTAQEKVMEAAANIELELEEQLKILNSQNKLLEAQRLEQRTRYDLEMLREMGYCNGIENYSRHLTFRESGETPYTLLDYFPEDFILFVDESHVSLPQVRGMYEGDRSRKTTLVNYGFRLPSALDNRPLTFAEFERAIHQSIYVSATPGPYEIAHCPSFVEQIIRPTGLLDPEVILRPTKGQIDDLLAEIKKRIAKDERVLVTTLTKKMAEDLTDYLINLDIKVKYLHSDIKTLERVEILRELRLGEIDVVVGINLLREGLDLPEVSLVAILDADKEGFLRSDRSLIQTIGRAARNAEGKVIMYGDKITHSMQNAIDETNRRRGIQMAWNERLGITPQTIRKAVHDGPEATKVAETKKSYGKKLPPEELDQLIKTLEAEMRLAARDLDFERAAEIRDAMIELKGEENNYKMTSQQGKSKRNSHYDHRTQKKQVSSRKSRK; encoded by the coding sequence ATGGAGTTTCGCATACATGCCCCTTACCAGCCTAATGGGGATCAGCCCCAGGCTATTGATGCTCTGGCTGAAGGGGTGAATAGGGGCTTGCCTAATCAGACTCTGCTGGGAGTTACAGGATCAGGCAAAACATTTACCATGGCCAATATCATAACCAAGGTTCAAAGACCAACTCTGATATTGGCCCATAATAAAACCCTCGCAGCCCAGCTTTACAGCGAATTCAAAGAATACTTTCCTGAGAACGCTGTGGAATACTTTGTCAGTTATTATGATTATTATCAGCCGGAGGCATACGTGCCCTCCAGTGATACCTTTATAGAAAAAGATGCCTCAATTAATGAGGAAATTGAGAAATTGCGCCACTCAGCAACGGCGGCTTTGCTGGAAAGGCGGGATGTTATCGTTGTAGCCAGTGTCTCTTGTATTTACGGTTTAGGTTCGCCGGAAGACTATCGGGATCTTGTTCTTTCCTTAAGAAGAGGACAGGTTGTGGACCGAAATGAAATTCTTCGCAAACTAATCGCCATTCAGTATGATCGTAATGATATTGCCTTTACAAGAGGAACATTCCGAGTACGGGGAGATATTGTAGAGATTTATCCGGCTTCTTCCAGTGAACAAGTGATTCGGGTGGATATGTTTGGGGATGAAATAGAACATCTTTACGAGATCAATGTGCTGACTGGGGAGATCTTAGGAGAACGTCACCATGTTTCAATTTTCCCAAATTCTCACTATGTAACAGCCCAAGAGAAGGTTATGGAGGCTGCAGCAAATATTGAGCTGGAGCTGGAAGAACAATTAAAGATTCTCAATTCCCAAAATAAGCTGTTAGAGGCCCAGCGTCTGGAACAGAGAACCCGCTATGATCTGGAAATGCTTAGAGAAATGGGCTATTGCAACGGAATTGAGAATTACTCCCGTCACTTAACCTTCCGTGAATCCGGAGAAACCCCCTATACCTTGCTGGATTATTTCCCGGAAGATTTTATTTTATTTGTTGATGAATCCCATGTATCCTTGCCTCAGGTGAGAGGGATGTATGAAGGGGACCGCTCACGCAAAACGACGTTGGTTAACTATGGATTTCGTTTACCCTCAGCGCTGGATAACCGCCCCCTGACCTTTGCTGAATTTGAAAGAGCCATTCATCAGAGCATTTATGTCAGTGCTACGCCGGGCCCATATGAAATAGCTCACTGTCCTAGTTTTGTAGAGCAAATCATCCGGCCAACGGGATTATTGGACCCGGAAGTCATCCTTCGGCCAACGAAGGGACAGATTGATGATTTGCTGGCAGAAATAAAAAAACGAATTGCTAAGGACGAACGGGTTCTGGTTACAACCTTAACAAAAAAAATGGCGGAAGACTTGACGGATTACCTCATCAATCTGGACATTAAGGTGAAATATCTCCATTCAGATATTAAAACCCTTGAACGGGTGGAAATCCTGCGGGAACTGCGCCTGGGTGAGATTGACGTCGTGGTGGGTATTAACCTGCTGCGGGAAGGTCTGGATTTGCCGGAGGTCTCTCTGGTTGCGATTCTTGATGCTGATAAAGAAGGGTTTCTTCGTTCTGACCGTTCCCTTATTCAGACCATCGGCCGGGCAGCTCGAAACGCTGAAGGTAAAGTTATTATGTATGGTGATAAAATTACTCACTCCATGCAGAATGCTATCGATGAAACCAACCGGCGCCGGGGAATTCAAATGGCTTGGAACGAAAGGTTGGGAATTACGCCGCAAACCATTCGCAAAGCAGTTCATGATGGGCCGGAAGCCACAAAAGTGGCTGAGACGAAAAAGAGTTACGGCAAAAAGCTTCCTCCTGAGGAACTGGATCAGCTCATTAAAACTCTGGAAGCCGAAATGCGGTTGGCAGCCCGGGACTTGGATTTTGAGCGTGCTGCTGAGATTCGAGACGCTATGATTGAGTTAAAGGGAGAAGAAAATAACTATAAAATGACTAGTCAACAAGGTAAAAGCAAAAGGAATAGTCACTACGATCACAGAACCCAGAAGAAACAAGTATCTTCTCGAAAAAGCAGGAAATGA